In Papaver somniferum cultivar HN1 chromosome 1, ASM357369v1, whole genome shotgun sequence, a genomic segment contains:
- the LOC113286448 gene encoding DEAD-box ATP-dependent RNA helicase 38-like, with protein sequence MADDAKSSTDTIIEKPTEVNPAEVKPAEVKRAWADEVDDDDEEEQPTSSTSAEKQNIGSLKIDENKNTEKFLDEPEEGNIKAVTGDTLYSTAATFEDLNLSEEILKGLYVDMKFTRPSKIQSVSLPMILTPPYKDLIAQAHNGSGKTTCFVLGMLSRVDVKLRAPQALCICPTRELAIQNIEVLNKMGKYTGLTSFCAIPVDRARDIPFNKRSPITDQIVVGTPGTIKKWMSAKKLSVGDMKILVFDEADHMLAEDGFKDDSLRIMKDIRGSTPHCQVLLFSATFNETVKNFVSRVVKDGNQMFVKKEELSLDVVKQYKVNCPDESAKIQVIKDKIFELGEKLGQSIIFVHTRKSADALHKALADYGWQCTSIHGAIEKDHRDKIVKEFKDGLTQVLISTDLLARGFDQSQVNVVVNYDLPVKYEYQSEPDYEVYLHRCGRAGRFGRRGAVFNLLCTQEEHMLMGKIENHFQNNIVEISDWQNNNEFESALKAAGLI encoded by the exons ATGGCGGACGACGCTAAGAGCAGCACCGACACCATAATTGAGAAACCAACTGAAGTGAATCCAGCTGAAGTAAAACCTGCTGAAGTAAAACGTGCTTGGGCCGATGAAGTTGATGACGACGACGAAGAAGAACAACCAACTTCATCGACATCAGCTGAAAAACAGAACATCGGATCATTGAAGATCGATGAGAACaagaatactgagaaatttcttGATGAACCTGAAGAGGGCAACATTAAAGCG GTTACTGGTGATACTTTGTATTCAACGGCTGCAACATTCGAGGATTTGAATCTGTCTGAGGAGATATTGAAAGGGTTATATGTTGATATGAAGTTTACACGACCTAGTAAGATTCAATCTGTTAGTTTACCAATGATCTTGACGCCACCGTATAAGGATCTTATAGCTCAAGCTCATAATGGTTCTGGTAAAACTACTTGTTTTGTACTTGGAATGTTGAGTCGTGTTGATGTGAAACTAAGAGCTCCTCAAGCACTTTGTATTTGCCCTACCAGAGAATTAGCAATCCAGAATATTGAAGTCCTTAATAAAATGGGAAAGTATACGGGGTTAACCTCTTTTTGTGCGATACCGGTGGATAGAGCTAGGGATATTCCATTTAATAAACGATCTCCAATTACTGATCAAATAGTTGTTGGAACTCCTGGTACAATCAAGAAGTGGATGTCAGCTAAGAAGCTCAGCGTGGGCGATATGAAGATACTAGTTTTCGATGAGGCTGATCACATGTTAGCTGAGGATGGTTTTAAAGATGATTCTCTCAGGATTATGAAGGATATTAGAGGAAGCACCCCACATTGCCAG GTTCTTTTGTTTTCTGCTACTTTTAACGAGACTGTtaagaattttgtctcaagagtggtTAAAGATGGAAATCAGATGTTTGTTAAGAAAGAAGAGCTCTCACTGGATGTTGTCAAACAGTATAAAGTAAATTGTCCAGATGAATCTGCAAAGATTCAAGTCATCAAGGATAAAATTTTTGAACTAGGAGAAAAATTGGGACAGTCGATCATATTTGTTCACACAAGGAAGAGTGCTGATGCGTTGCATAAAGCACTGGCAGATTATGGTTGGCAGTGCACAAGTATACATGGTGCCATTGAGAAAGATCACAGAGATAAAATTGTGAAGGAGTTTAAAGATGGGTTGACTCAAGTCCTTATATCAACAGACCTTCTTGCACGAGGTTTTGATCAGTCACAGGTTAATGTGGTTGTGAACTACGACCTTCCGGTGAAATATGAGTATCAATCAGAACCAGATTATGAAGTGTACTTGCATCGATGCGGTAGAGCAGGGCGTTTCGGTCGCAGAGGAGCTGTGTTCAATTTACTGTGTACGCAAGAGGAGCATATGTTGATGGGGAAGATTGAGAATCATTTCCAGAATAATATTGTGGAGATTTCTGATTGGCAAAACAACAATGAGTTTGAGTCGGCTCTGAAAGCAGCTGGTTTGATATGA